The sequence CCTTAATTTTATTAATCCGCTCGGCCTGCTGGCACCACCATAGTAATTTACTGTAGGTCAGGGACCAGGCATCGCCCGGCCCCCAGCTATAGTAGTAAGTAGCGTCAGCGATTATTTCGCGCCATGGTCCCCCGTTGGGGAGTAGGCTAAAAAACCCATCATGTAGACCTCGCAGACTTTATAGTCAGTGAAGGCCATCTTTTTAATCGCCTCACGCGGCACACCAGACACCAAGGCAATCAGCAGCCCCATCCCGCTGAGCGAACCGGATTTGGTCTGCTCATCGTAGAATTGCTGCACCTGTAACAGTGTTGGCTCACTCAGTTCAACGACCTCATAGGTGGTTTTGGTGGCGTCGTGCGAGATGGGCTTGACCAGCGAAATCGTTTTACTGCGCTCCAATTCAGTCATCTTAATTCTCCGTCACCGAACCGCCTTCCCAACTCACATCCACGGTGCCTTCGGTGCTATCGACCACCAAGGTGCTGACCGACCACATGCCGCTGCCGATGATGGTTTTTCCATTCGCCAATTCACAAACAATGTTGACGTTTGTCTGGTCGTTAAAGTCACTGATGGAGACGCCACCGCTATCGCGGAGGGTGCAGGAGATTGAAGGGGCAACCACCGTCTCTTTGTAGCCGTGTACCCCGTCCATGCCCATCACCGTTTCGCGTTTGACCTTTGATGGGCTGTATTTGAACTGACCGGCTACCATAATGGTGATGCCATCCACAGTGACATAGG comes from Yersinia mollaretii ATCC 43969 and encodes:
- a CDS encoding phage tail assembly protein; its protein translation is MTELERSKTISLVKPISHDATKTTYEVVELSEPTLLQVQQFYDEQTKSGSLSGMGLLIALVSGVPREAIKKMAFTDYKVCEVYMMGFLAYSPTGDHGAK
- a CDS encoding phage tail tube protein; the encoded protein is MSNTSNRLAGTAYVTVDGITIMVAGQFKYSPSKVKRETVMGMDGVHGYKETVVAPSISCTLRDSGGVSISDFNDQTNVNIVCELANGKTIIGSGMWSVSTLVVDSTEGTVDVSWEGGSVTEN